From one Heterodontus francisci isolate sHetFra1 chromosome 17, sHetFra1.hap1, whole genome shotgun sequence genomic stretch:
- the LOC137378621 gene encoding probable G-protein coupled receptor 139, with translation MEDSRMPKAVRYVELCSSNRDRGVNLLAIVILSRGNCGLSKCVTHYLVAMAAADLLVVMTDVILRWLIIYFPVSFLDITPICSLVTVFIFASTEISVWFTVTFTFDRFVAICCQKLKTKYCTEKIARVIIGAVTVLSCLESIPWFIRFQAQYIFNNLEWFCITKPEYYTSIFWAAYEILHRLLTPLLPFVLILLLNTLTVRHILKASRARRRLQEASDGVSPSDSEMDKRGKSIILLFTISGSFIVLWTPYVTCFLYQRIAFMSDSRTPSPIAGTIGYLLQLLSTCTNTCIYTVTQSKFREQLKKVVKYPFTLTLRFVKQ, from the exons ATGGAGGActccagaatgccaaaagcagtgcgTTATGTTGAACTATGCTCCAGCAATCGAGATCGAGGTG TTAActtgctggcgattgtgatcctgtctcgaggaaactgcggtctctccaaatgtgtcactcattacCTGGTAGCCATGGCAGCGGCCGATCTCCTGGTTGTCATGACTGATGTGATCCTGAGGTGGCTTATTATTTATTTCCCAGTTTCTTTCCTGGATATTACTCCCATATGCAGTTTGGTAACAGTGTTCATTTTTGCTTCCACGGAGATTTCTGTCTGGTTTACagttactttcacctttgatcgatttgtggccatttgttgccaaaagctgaaaacaaaatattgcactgagaaaattgCAAGGGTGATTATTGGAgctgtgactgtgctgagctgtttggaAAGTATTCCTTGGTTCATCAGATTTCAAGCTCAGTACATCTTCAATAACTTGGAATGGTTTTGCATTACAAAACCAGAGTATTACACTTCAATCTTCTGGGCAGCATACGAGATTCTTCATCGCCTTCTAACCCCTTTGCTCCCATTCGTTTTGATTCTGCTCCTCAACActctgaccgtcagacacattttaaaaGCTAGTAGAGCCCGCCGGAGACTCCAGGAGGCCAGTGATGGAGTGAGTCCCAGTGACTCTGAGATGGACAAACGtggaaaatccatcattttactcttcactatcTCAGGCAGTTTTATTGTTTTATGGACGCCCTATGTTACCTGTTTCCTGTATCAGCGAATTGCATTCATGTCTGATTCCCGTACCCCTTCACCCATCGCAGGTACTATCGGATACCTGCTCCAACTCCTCAGTACCTGCACAAACACCTGTATCTACACAGTGACTCAGAGCAAATTCCGAGAGCAGTTGAAAAAGGTTGTGAAATATCCTTTCACTCTGACTCTCAGATTCGTCAAACAGTGA